From a single Nicotiana tabacum cultivar K326 chromosome 8, ASM71507v2, whole genome shotgun sequence genomic region:
- the LOC107795708 gene encoding chlorophyllase-1-like encodes MEKVHEKPLSLYNGSLSVFRLGDLAVKITKVKKGSLNNDNLSPPTSLLVVSPIIPGTYPVLLFFHGFVLKPIWYKSLLQHISSHGYIVVAPQVLIFIIPTSPQNPTYSFSHFGYLFRRLQSLTNEYFAFGLQFSSLVSQSEEVKKAAKVTEWLSKALESVLPEKVQPDLLQLAVSGHSRGGKIAFALALGYGIKFQALLGIDPVAGFSPSNRSAPKILKYIPRIFDQTVPVAVIGAGLSNQSANCIFPPFAPNGVNHSEFFNESKPPCCYFLAKNYGHTDMLDDRIAAIASWISKSGKGPKDLMRKAVGGIVVAFLEAKLGEKVDNLNAIVQEPSLAPIILDPVISVK; translated from the exons atggaaaaggtTCATGAGAAACCGCTATCTCTTTATAATGGATCATTATCTGTTTTTAGATTAGGAGATTTGGCTGTGAAAATAACAAAGGTGAAAAAGGGATCattaaataatgataatctttcaCCCCCAACTTCATTGTTAGTTGTTTCACCAATCATACCAGGAACTTATCCAGTTTTACTCTTTTTTCATGGCTTCGTTCTCAAGCCTATATGGTACAAGTCTCTCCTTCAACATATTTCTTCCCACGGCTATATAGTTGTTGCTCCACAGGTACTAATTTTTATTATACCTACTTCCCCCCAAAACCCCACCTACTCATTCAGTCATTTTGGATA CTTGTTTCGTAGATTGCAGTCTCTTACTAATG AATATTTTGCATTCGGTTTGCAATTTTCTTCACTGGTTTCTCAAAGCGAAGAAGTGAAAAAAGCAGCCAAAGTTACAGAATGGTTAAGTAAAGCCCTCGAATCCGTACTGCCGGAGAAAGTACAGCCGGATCTACTCCAGCTCGCCGTCTCCGGCCACAGCAGAGGTGGTAAAATAGCATTTGCACTAGCTTTAGGATATGGCATCAAATTTCAAGCACTTCTAGGAATTGATCCAGTTGCAG GTTTTTCTCCGTCCAACCGATCTGCtccaaaaattcttaaatatATTCCTCGTATTTTCGATCAGACGGTCCCTGTGGCGGTGATCGGCGCTGGCTTGTCAAACCAAAGTGCGAATTGTATCTTTCCACCCTTCGCACCAAACGGTGTCAACCATTCGGAGTTTTTTAACGAGTCCAAACCACCTTGCTGTTATTTTCTGGCTAAAAATTATGGACATACTGATATGTTAGATGACAGAATTGCTGCAATTGCGAGTTGGATTTCAAAGAGTGGGAAGGGACCCAAGGACCTTATGAGAAAGGCTGTTGGAGGGATTGTTGTGGCTTTTCTTGAGGCTAAATTGGGAGAGAAAGTGGATAATCTAAATGCCATTGTTCAAGAACCTTCTCTTGCTCCCATCATCCTTGACCCAGTCATATCTGTCAAATAA